The Anguilla anguilla isolate fAngAng1 chromosome 4, fAngAng1.pri, whole genome shotgun sequence genome has a window encoding:
- the slc10a4 gene encoding sodium/bile acid cotransporter 4 gives MENSSATNSDTLSPISLASFFNFTKNDTSVTPVPESFQEDLASAGLRVTRNPVSLMASTFRTTVAGRLFAGDPSAPAPAPAHLVVAFWDSPLSHGINVFVGIVLCFTMLGLGCTVELSQLGEHIRRPIGVLLALVCQFVIMPLVAFLLALTFSLNDVAAIAVLLCGCCPGGNLSNIMSLLVNGEMNLSIIMTISSTILALVLMPLCLWMYSRAWINTPVVNLMPFGAIILTLCSTLIPIGLGVYLRYRYNRTADIILKVSLWSLLVTLVMLFIMTGVMLGPELLATIPPAVYAVAVLMPMAGYAAGYGLATLFDLPPSSRRSVSLETGCQNVQLCTAILKLAFPPQLIGGLYMFPLLYALFQAAEAGLFILLYRTYRQEVLRKQDLAGDDDDTSVTYKTLKEEESGLDAAYGSVTASDPNAIALAPQPHPAHV, from the exons ATGGAGAACTCAAGCGCGACTAACAGCGACACACTTTCACCCATTAGCTTGGCATCTTTTTTCAACTTCACGAAAAATGACACGAGCGTCACCCCGGTGCCAGAGAGCTTCCAAGAGGACCTCGCCAGCGCAGGATTACGCGTCACCAGGAACCCAGTGTCTCTTATGGCCAGCACTTTCAGGACTACCGTGGCCGGCCGCTTGTTCGCAGGGGATCCCTCAGCTCCGGCCCCTGCCCCGGCGCATCTCGTGGTGGCCTTCTGGGACTCCCCGCTGAGCCACGGCATCAACGTGTTCGTGGGGATCGTCCTGTGCTTCACCATGCTGGGGCTGGGCTGCACGGTGGAGCTGAGCCAGCTGGGCGAGCACATCCGCAGACCCATCGGGGTCCTGCTGGCGCTGGTGTGCCAGTTCGTGATCATGCCGCTCGTGGCGTTCCTCTTGGCGCTCACATTCTCGCTGAACGACGTGGCGGCGATTGCGGTGCTGTTGTGCGGCTGCTGTCCCGGAGGGAACCTGTCCAACATCATGTCCCTCCTGGTCAACGGAGAGATGAACCTGAG CATAATAATGACCATTTCCTCCACGATCCTGGCGCTCGTGCTGATGCCGCTGTGCCTGTGGATGTACAGCCGCGCCTGGATAAACACGCCCGTGGTGAACCTCATGCCCTTCGGCGCAATCATCCTCACCTTGTGCAGCACCCTCATCCCCATCGGCCTGGGGGTCTACCTCAGATACCGCTACAACCGGACCGCCGACATCATCTTAAAG gtgtcGCTGTGGTCCCTGCTGGTTACCCTGGTGATGCTCTTCATAATGACGGGGGTCATGCTGGGCCCGGAGCTCCTGGCCACCATCCCGCCGGCTGTGTACGCCGTGGCGGTGCTCATGCCCATGGCGGGCTACGCGGCCGGGTACGGCCTGGCCACGCTCTTCGACCTGCCGCCCAGCAGCCGCCGGTCCGTCTCCCTGGAGACCGGCTGCCAGAACGTGCAGCTGTGCACCGCCATCCTGAAGCTGGCCTTCCCGCCGCAGCTGATCGGCGGGCTGTACATGTTCCCGCTGCTGTACGCGCTGTTCCAGGCCGCCGAGGCCGGCCTCTTCATCCTGCTCTACAGAACCTACCGGCAGGAAGTCCTGCGCAAGCAGGACCTGGCGGGGGACGACGACGACACCTCCGTCACCTACAAGACGCTGAAAGAGGAGGAGTCGGGGCTCGACGCGGCCTACGGGTCCGTGACGGCGAGCGACCCGAACGCCATCGCCCTCGCACCCCAGCCGCACCCCGCGCACGTGTAG